A single Providencia manganoxydans DNA region contains:
- a CDS encoding glycerate kinase, which produces MKIVIAPDSFKESLSALKVATIIEDGFKEVFPQATYIKCPIADGGEGTVVTMIEATDGEIRFIDVIGPLGTSVQAFYGLSQNKQQAFIEMAAASGLELVPVELRNPLLTTSYGTGELIKACLDTGVKQIIIGIGGSATNDGGAGMLQALGAKLLDSHGQQIKLGGLALADLAHIDVSMMDPRIKECQFSIACDVSNPLIGKNGASVIFGPQKGATDEHIQILDKNLEHFADIIKRDLHVEVHYIAGAGAAGGMGAALLAFFQAELKPGFDIIAKTLDLESKIKKANLVITGEGRLDSQSLNGKVPFGVAQLAKKHHIPVIAIVGSLGDDLCHLQQYGIDAAFSILHKVSTLPEALNSAESNLFNCTKNIANTLNIKISDMI; this is translated from the coding sequence ATGAAAATAGTCATTGCACCTGACTCATTTAAAGAGAGTTTATCTGCATTGAAAGTCGCAACGATTATTGAAGACGGGTTCAAAGAGGTATTTCCTCAAGCTACTTATATTAAATGCCCTATCGCTGATGGTGGAGAAGGAACGGTAGTAACGATGATTGAGGCAACGGATGGGGAAATACGATTTATTGATGTGATAGGCCCATTAGGAACTAGTGTTCAAGCGTTTTATGGATTATCCCAAAATAAACAACAGGCGTTTATTGAAATGGCTGCGGCCAGCGGTCTAGAACTGGTACCTGTTGAATTAAGAAATCCTTTATTAACAACCTCTTATGGCACTGGTGAGTTAATAAAAGCCTGCCTAGATACTGGGGTAAAGCAAATTATTATTGGTATAGGTGGAAGTGCAACTAATGATGGTGGTGCAGGAATGTTGCAGGCTCTAGGAGCCAAATTGTTGGATTCACATGGGCAACAAATTAAACTTGGGGGGTTAGCACTAGCTGATTTAGCTCACATTGATGTGAGTATGATGGATCCTAGGATAAAAGAGTGCCAATTCAGTATTGCTTGTGATGTTTCTAACCCATTAATTGGTAAAAATGGAGCATCCGTTATATTCGGCCCTCAAAAAGGTGCGACAGATGAGCATATCCAAATATTGGACAAAAATTTAGAACATTTTGCCGACATCATTAAGCGCGATTTACATGTTGAAGTTCACTACATTGCAGGTGCAGGCGCAGCAGGTGGAATGGGCGCTGCATTGCTGGCTTTCTTTCAAGCAGAATTAAAGCCAGGATTTGATATTATCGCAAAAACACTAGACCTTGAGTCGAAAATCAAAAAGGCGAATTTAGTTATCACTGGAGAAGGAAGATTAGATAGCCAAAGTTTAAATGGTAAGGTCCCTTTTGGTGTCGCTCAATTAGCGAAAAAACATCACATCCCCGTGATTGCTATTGTCGGAAGCCTTGGCGATGATCTCTGTCATTTACAACAATATGGTATTGATGCCGCATTTAGCATTTTACATAAAGTCAGTACGCTACCAGAAGCGCTAAATAGCGCTGAAAGTAATTTATTTAATTGCACTAAAAACATTGCGAACACATTGAATATTAAAATAAGTGACATGATCTGA
- a CDS encoding sugar diacid recognition domain-containing protein, which yields MYDYCLTSQLAQEIVDRTMNIIDCNINVMDENGCIIGSGDSNRLGEFHEGALLAIKQKRTVVIDEAMANHLHGVRPGINLPLYLNSKIVGVIGLTGEPTQIKQFGELVSMTAVMMLEQAEIYNHLNLNDRFKEEIILAYIDNGTIPDNITEWSKKLNINFSIPRVAFIIEVDSGQLGVNSAFSELQEIKKLIEYNNSDNLVAIQSLTEIICLSPALNKFNRWDIEEKKKKIFSLESDIQRLFKLQVKIALGNFFFESPEEAIKKSYETAKITLQVGKAKKPKLRVYCYQDIMLPVLLYGLNFKWSSEELLKPLNILLHEDANGVLIKTLTIWFKNNLIMSETAKELFIHRNTLDYRLKRISDITKLDLLTIESKVLLYVALQLKN from the coding sequence ATGTATGATTATTGTCTTACCTCCCAATTAGCTCAAGAAATCGTTGATAGAACAATGAACATTATTGATTGCAATATTAATGTTATGGATGAGAACGGATGTATAATAGGAAGTGGAGATAGTAATAGATTAGGTGAATTTCATGAAGGAGCTTTGCTCGCAATCAAACAAAAACGAACAGTTGTTATTGATGAAGCGATGGCAAATCATTTACATGGTGTTAGGCCAGGTATTAATTTGCCGCTTTATTTGAACAGTAAAATTGTTGGTGTGATTGGTTTAACCGGAGAACCTACACAGATTAAACAATTTGGTGAACTTGTTTCTATGACTGCGGTTATGATGCTAGAACAGGCAGAGATTTATAATCATTTAAATTTAAATGACCGTTTTAAAGAAGAGATTATTCTCGCTTATATCGACAATGGCACTATACCCGATAACATAACTGAATGGTCTAAAAAACTTAATATTAATTTTTCTATCCCAAGAGTTGCTTTCATTATTGAGGTTGATAGTGGTCAATTAGGGGTAAATAGTGCATTTAGTGAATTACAGGAAATTAAAAAATTAATTGAATATAATAATTCAGATAATTTAGTCGCCATTCAATCACTGACTGAGATTATCTGCTTAAGCCCAGCATTAAATAAATTTAATCGTTGGGATATTGAAGAGAAAAAAAAGAAAATTTTCAGTCTAGAATCTGATATCCAAAGGTTGTTTAAATTACAAGTAAAAATCGCATTGGGTAATTTTTTCTTTGAATCACCAGAAGAAGCAATAAAAAAATCTTATGAAACAGCCAAAATAACCCTTCAGGTAGGAAAAGCTAAAAAACCAAAATTAAGGGTTTATTGCTACCAAGATATCATGTTACCTGTTTTATTATATGGCCTAAATTTCAAATGGTCATCAGAAGAACTATTAAAGCCGCTAAATATATTACTACATGAAGATGCAAATGGTGTCTTAATTAAAACATTAACAATATGGTTTAAAAACAATTTAATCATGAGTGAGACTGCTAAAGAATTATTCATTCATCGCAATACATTAGATTACCGACTAAAAAGAATATCAGATATCACAAAGTTAGATTTATTGACCATTGAAAGTAAAGTTTTATTGTATGTTGCGCTACAGCTGAAAAATTAA